ACCGGCGGCGGCCCGCATCACGGCGATCCCCGCACTGTCCGCGTGCCGGTTGTGCCCGCGGGAGTGCGGCGTGAACCGGCTCTCCGGCGAACGGGGATTCTGCGGCGCGGGGGCGACCGCCCGCGTGGCGTCGGTGTCGCTGCACCACGGCGAGGAGCCGCCGATCTCGGGCACACGCGGGTCGGGAACCGTTTTCTTCAGCCACTGCAACATGAAGTGCGTCTTCTGCCAGAACTACCCGATCAGCCAGTACGGGAACGGGCGCGAGATGTCGCCGCGGACGCTCGCGGAGGAGATCCTCTCCCTCCAGAGGAGAGGGGCCCACAACGTCAACTTCGTCACCCCGACCCCGCACGTCCCGCAGCTCGTCGAAGCGGTCCTGCTGGCGCGCAGGAGTGGATTCCGCACCCCGGTGGTCTACAACTCGAACGGGTACGACTCCCTCGAGGCGCTCGCGCTGCTCGACGGGGTGGTCGACATCTACCTTCCGGACGCCAAGTACCGCACGTCGCGGCTTGCGGACGAGGCGTCCGCGACCCCGGATTACGCGGGACACAACGACGCCGCTCTCCGGGAGATGGTCCGCCAGACCGGTTTCCTCTCGATCGGCGGGGACGGGGTCGCGACCCGGGGGATGCTGGTCCGCCACCTCGTCCTGCCCGGGAACGTGGAGGAGACCGAGTCGGTCCTCGAACATCTCGCGTCCGCCT
The sequence above is a segment of the Deltaproteobacteria bacterium genome. Coding sequences within it:
- a CDS encoding radical SAM protein — encoded protein: MTPAAARITAIPALSACRLCPRECGVNRLSGERGFCGAGATARVASVSLHHGEEPPISGTRGSGTVFFSHCNMKCVFCQNYPISQYGNGREMSPRTLAEEILSLQRRGAHNVNFVTPTPHVPQLVEAVLLARRSGFRTPVVYNSNGYDSLEALALLDGVVDIYLPDAKYRTSRLADEASATPDYAGHNDAALREMVRQTGFLSIGGDGVATRGMLVRHLVLPGNVEETESVLEHLASAFGPDLPLSLMGQYFPAYRAGELPGFDRKLFEAEYDRAIAAAERLGLRNVFIQEL